Proteins encoded together in one Quercus lobata isolate SW786 chromosome 3, ValleyOak3.0 Primary Assembly, whole genome shotgun sequence window:
- the LOC115978687 gene encoding phospholipid-transporting ATPase 3 isoform X1: protein MSGWDWDRVRVSRLGTRMGRNRNNYSTLNERVRSTRTTTVRLGHVTPQAPGHRTIYCNDREANQPVRFKGNSISTTKFNFFTFLPKGLFEQFRRVANLYFLSISILSATSISPVSPITNVVPLSLVLFVSLVKEAFEDWKRLQNDMSINNNLIEVLLDQKWEPLPWKKLQVGDIVRVKQDGFFPADLLFLASTNSDGVCYIETANLDGETNLKIRKALERTWDFLSPEKASEFKGEVQCEQPNNSLYTFTGNLLFQKQTLPLSPNQILLRGCSLRNTEYIVGAVVFTGHETKVMMNANDVPSKRSTLERKLDKLILMLFGVLFTMCLIGAIGSGIFIDRKYYYLSLGKSVDDQFNPGNRLLVAVLTMFTLITLYSTIIPISLYVSIEMVKFIQSTQYINKDLHMYHSETNTPALARTSNLNEELGQVEYIFSDKTGTLTRNLMEFFKCSIGGEVYGTGITEIEKGIAQRNGIKVEDRKSANAVHEKGFNFDDARLMRGAWRNEPNPDTCKEFFRCLAICHTVLPEGEESPEKITYQAASPDEAALVTAAKNFGFFFYRRTPTMIYVRESNVEKMGKIQDVSYEILNVLEFNSTRKRQSVVCRYPDGRLVLYCKGADSVIFERLAPVIDDLRRVTREQLEQFGSSGLRTLCLAYRDLSPDMYERWNEKFIQAKSSLRDREKKLDEVAELIEKDLILIGCTAIEDKLQEGVPACIETLSRAGIKIWVLTGDKMETAINIAYACNLINNDMKQFIISSETDAIREVEDRGDQVEIARFIKEEVKKELKKCLEEAQHSLRTVSGPKLALVIDGKCLMYALDPTLRVMLLNLSLNCTSVVCCRVSPLQKAQVTTLVKKGARKITLSIGDGANDVSMIQAAHIGIGISGMEGMQAVMASDFAIAQFRFLTDLLLVHGRWSYLRLCKVVTYFFYKNLTFTLTQFWFTFHTGFSGQRFYDDWFQSLYNVIFTALPVIMVGLFDKDVSATLSKKYPELYMEGIRNVFFKWRVVAVWAFFSFYQSLVFYCFVTTSSKGAKSSSGKVFGLWDVSTMTFTCVVVTVNLRLLLMCNSITRWHYISVGGSILAWFIFIFIYSGIMTPMDRQENVYFVIYVLMSTLYFYVTLLLVPIVALFGDFIYQGIQRWFFPYDYQIVQEIHRHEPESAGRSDLLEIENQLTPAEARRYAISLLPQERSKHTGFAFDSPGYESFFAAQLGIYAPQKAWDVARRASMKSRPKTPLKK, encoded by the exons GGAAATTCTATATCAACTACGAAGTTcaacttttttacttttctaccGAAAGGACTGTTTGAACAG TTCAGGCGGGTGGCTAACCTCTACTTTCTTTCAATCTCAATTTTATCAGCAACAAGTATCAG TCCTGTATCTCCAATAACGAATGTGGTCCCTTTGAGTCTGGTGCTTTTTGTCTCTCTAGTTAAAGAAGCATTTGAGGATTGG AAGCGTCTTCAGAATGACATGTCAATAAATAACAATCTTATAGAGGTCTTGCTAGATCAAAAGTGGGAGCCTCTTCCCTGGAAGAAGTTGCAGGTTGGGGACATTGTCAGG GTTAAGCAGGACGGATTCTTTCCTGCAGATTTGCTTTTTCTTGCTAGTACAAACTCAGATGGTGTCTGCTATATTgag ACTGCAAATTTAGATGGggaaacaaatttgaaaattaggAAGGCATTGGAAAGGACCTGGGATTTCTTGAGTCCTGAGAAAGCATCTGAATTCAAAG GTGAAGTGCAGTGCGAGCAACCAAACAATTCATTGTACACTTTCACTGGCAATCTCTTATTTCAAAAGCAAACATTGCCTCTCTCTCCAAACCAAATCTTGTTGCGA GGGTGCAGTCTCAGGAATACGGAGTACATTGTTGGGGCTGTTGTTTTTACAGGACATGAAACAAAG GTTATGATGAATGCCAATGATGTTCCTTCCAAAAGAAGTACATTAGAGAGAAAACTTGACAAACTCATTCTCATGCTTTTTGGTGTTCTATTTACTATGTGTCTGATTGGAGCCATAGGCAG TGGTATATTCATAGACCGCAAGTACTATTACTTATCTCTTGGTAAAAGTGTGGATGATCAGTTCAATCCTGGCAACCGACTCTTG GTTGCTGTTCTGACTATGTTTACGCTGATTACTTTGTACTCAACCATTATCCCCATTTCTCTTTATGTTTCCATTGAG ATGGTCAAATTTATTCAGTCCACTCAATACATCAACAAGGACTTGCATATGTACCACAGTGAAACCAACACTCCAGCATTGGCTCGGACTTCCAATTTGAATGAGGAACTTGGACAG GTGGAATACATCTTTTCTGATAAAACTGGAACTTTAACAAGAAATTTAATGGAGTTCTTTAAGTGTTCAATTGGAGGAGAGGTGTATGGAACTGGCATCACTGAAATAGAGAAGGGAATAGCACAGAGGAATGGCATAAAAGTGGAG GATCGGAAATCAGCCAATGCAGTGCATGAGAAGGGTTTTAATTTTGATGATGCTAGGCTTATGCGAGGAGCTTGGAGAAATGAGCCTAATCCTGATACTTGCAAG GAATTTTTCAGATGCCTTGCTATATGTCATACTGTACTCCCTGAGGGTGAAGAAAGCCCAGAAAAAATCACATATCAAGCCGCATCCCCTGATGAGGCTGCTTTGGTTACTGCTGCAAAGAACTTTGGTTTCTTCTTTTACAG GCGTACACCTACCATGATATATGTTCGTGAATCTAATGTTGAGAAGATGGGTAAAATCCAAGATGTGTCTTATGAGATTTTGAATGTCCTTGAGTTCAATAG TACACGGAAGCGTCAGTCTGTTGTATGTCGTTATCCAGATGGTCGGCTTGTGTTGTACTGTAAG GGTGCTGATTCTGTAATATTTGAGAGATTGGCTCCTGTCATTGATGATTTAAGGAGAGTTACAAGGGAACAACTGGAGCAATTTGGATCTTCTGGCTTACGTACACTTTGCTTGGCCTATAGAGATTTAAGTCCTGATATGTATGAGAGATGGAATGAGAAGTTTATCCAGGCTAAATCTTCTCTTCGAGATCGTGAGAAGAAGTTGGATGAG GTGGCAGAACTTATAGAAAAGGATCTTATTTTGATTGGGTGCACTGCTATAGAAGACAAGCTTCAAGAAGGAGTTCCAGCTTGTATTGAGACTCTTTCTCGAGCTGGTATTAAGATTTGGGTATTGACAGGGGACAAGATGGAAACAGCAATAAACATAGCTTATG CCTGCAACTTAATTAACAATGACATGAAGCAGTTTATCATCAGTTCTGAAACTGATGCAATTAGAGAAGTTGAAGATAGG GGTGACCAAGTGGAAATTGCACGCTTCATCAAAGAGGAAGTTAAGAAAGAGCTGAAGAAGTGCCTTGAGGAAGCACAGCACAGTCTTCGGACAGTTTCTGGACCAAAATTAGCACTTGTAATAGATGGAAAGTGTCTGATGTATGCATTAGACCCAACTTTACGAGTGATGCTGCTCAACTTGAGCTTGAATTGTACTTCAGTTGTTTGCTGCCGAGTTTCTCCTTTGCAGAAAGCACAG GTAACAACTCTGGTCAAGAAAGGTGCTCGGAAAATTACACTGAGTATTGGTGATGGTGCCAATGATGTTAGCATGATTCAAGCTGCTCATATTGGCATTGGAATAAGTGGGATGGAAGGGATGCAAGCAGTGATGGCTAGTGATTTTGCAATAGCCCAGTTTCGCTTTCTTACGGATTTGCTTCTTGTGCATGGGCGGTGGTCTTATCTTAGATTATGCAAG GTTGTGACATACTTCTTTTACAAGAATCTTACGTTCACATTGACTCAATTTTGGTTCACCTTTCATACTGGATTCTCTGGTCAGAGATTCTATGATGATTGGTTCCAGTCCCTGTATAATGTCATATTTACAGCTCTGCCTGTGATCATGGTTGGGCTTTTTGATAAG GATGTCAGTGCAACCCTTTCTAAGAAGTACCCTGAACTGTATATGGAGGGAATAAGAAATGTCTTTTTTAAATGGAGGGTTGTGGCAGTatgggcttttttttctttctaccaaTCTCTTGTCTTTTATTGCTTTGTGACCACTTCCAGTAAAGGTGCTAAAAGTTCATCAGGGAAGGTGTTTGGTCTCTGGGATGTCAGCACAATGACCTTCACATGTGTTGTAGTAACAGTCAACTTGCGACTTCTTCTGATGTGTAATTCGATTACTAGGTGGCATTACATTAGTGTTGGGGGAAGTATTTTAGCAtggtttattttcatttttatttattcaggAATTATGACCCCAATGGATCGACAg GAGAATGTTTATTTTGTCATATATGTCTTGATGagtacattatatttttatgtcaCACTTCTTCTTGTTCCCATTGTTGCTCTTTTTGGTGACTTCATCTACCAAGG GATTCAAAGATGGTTCTTCCCCTATGATTATCAGATTGTTCAGGAAATTCACAGGCATGAGCCTGAAAGTGCTGGCCGGTCAGATTTGCTTGAGATTGAGAACCAACTTACTCCAGCTGAGGCAAGGAGATATGCCATATCTCTACTCCCACAAGAAAGATCAAAACACACGGGCTTTGCTTTTGACTCACCTGGGTATGAGTCGTTTTTTGCTGCACAGCTAGGTATATATGCCCCACAAAAGGCATGGGATGTTGCTCGAAGAGCCAGTATGAAATCTCGGCCAAAGACACCCCTTAAGAAATAG
- the LOC115978687 gene encoding phospholipid-transporting ATPase 3 isoform X2 yields MSINNNLIEVLLDQKWEPLPWKKLQVGDIVRVKQDGFFPADLLFLASTNSDGVCYIETANLDGETNLKIRKALERTWDFLSPEKASEFKGEVQCEQPNNSLYTFTGNLLFQKQTLPLSPNQILLRGCSLRNTEYIVGAVVFTGHETKVMMNANDVPSKRSTLERKLDKLILMLFGVLFTMCLIGAIGSGIFIDRKYYYLSLGKSVDDQFNPGNRLLVAVLTMFTLITLYSTIIPISLYVSIEMVKFIQSTQYINKDLHMYHSETNTPALARTSNLNEELGQVEYIFSDKTGTLTRNLMEFFKCSIGGEVYGTGITEIEKGIAQRNGIKVEDRKSANAVHEKGFNFDDARLMRGAWRNEPNPDTCKEFFRCLAICHTVLPEGEESPEKITYQAASPDEAALVTAAKNFGFFFYRRTPTMIYVRESNVEKMGKIQDVSYEILNVLEFNSTRKRQSVVCRYPDGRLVLYCKGADSVIFERLAPVIDDLRRVTREQLEQFGSSGLRTLCLAYRDLSPDMYERWNEKFIQAKSSLRDREKKLDEVAELIEKDLILIGCTAIEDKLQEGVPACIETLSRAGIKIWVLTGDKMETAINIAYACNLINNDMKQFIISSETDAIREVEDRGDQVEIARFIKEEVKKELKKCLEEAQHSLRTVSGPKLALVIDGKCLMYALDPTLRVMLLNLSLNCTSVVCCRVSPLQKAQVTTLVKKGARKITLSIGDGANDVSMIQAAHIGIGISGMEGMQAVMASDFAIAQFRFLTDLLLVHGRWSYLRLCKVVTYFFYKNLTFTLTQFWFTFHTGFSGQRFYDDWFQSLYNVIFTALPVIMVGLFDKDVSATLSKKYPELYMEGIRNVFFKWRVVAVWAFFSFYQSLVFYCFVTTSSKGAKSSSGKVFGLWDVSTMTFTCVVVTVNLRLLLMCNSITRWHYISVGGSILAWFIFIFIYSGIMTPMDRQENVYFVIYVLMSTLYFYVTLLLVPIVALFGDFIYQGIQRWFFPYDYQIVQEIHRHEPESAGRSDLLEIENQLTPAEARRYAISLLPQERSKHTGFAFDSPGYESFFAAQLGIYAPQKAWDVARRASMKSRPKTPLKK; encoded by the exons ATGTCAATAAATAACAATCTTATAGAGGTCTTGCTAGATCAAAAGTGGGAGCCTCTTCCCTGGAAGAAGTTGCAGGTTGGGGACATTGTCAGG GTTAAGCAGGACGGATTCTTTCCTGCAGATTTGCTTTTTCTTGCTAGTACAAACTCAGATGGTGTCTGCTATATTgag ACTGCAAATTTAGATGGggaaacaaatttgaaaattaggAAGGCATTGGAAAGGACCTGGGATTTCTTGAGTCCTGAGAAAGCATCTGAATTCAAAG GTGAAGTGCAGTGCGAGCAACCAAACAATTCATTGTACACTTTCACTGGCAATCTCTTATTTCAAAAGCAAACATTGCCTCTCTCTCCAAACCAAATCTTGTTGCGA GGGTGCAGTCTCAGGAATACGGAGTACATTGTTGGGGCTGTTGTTTTTACAGGACATGAAACAAAG GTTATGATGAATGCCAATGATGTTCCTTCCAAAAGAAGTACATTAGAGAGAAAACTTGACAAACTCATTCTCATGCTTTTTGGTGTTCTATTTACTATGTGTCTGATTGGAGCCATAGGCAG TGGTATATTCATAGACCGCAAGTACTATTACTTATCTCTTGGTAAAAGTGTGGATGATCAGTTCAATCCTGGCAACCGACTCTTG GTTGCTGTTCTGACTATGTTTACGCTGATTACTTTGTACTCAACCATTATCCCCATTTCTCTTTATGTTTCCATTGAG ATGGTCAAATTTATTCAGTCCACTCAATACATCAACAAGGACTTGCATATGTACCACAGTGAAACCAACACTCCAGCATTGGCTCGGACTTCCAATTTGAATGAGGAACTTGGACAG GTGGAATACATCTTTTCTGATAAAACTGGAACTTTAACAAGAAATTTAATGGAGTTCTTTAAGTGTTCAATTGGAGGAGAGGTGTATGGAACTGGCATCACTGAAATAGAGAAGGGAATAGCACAGAGGAATGGCATAAAAGTGGAG GATCGGAAATCAGCCAATGCAGTGCATGAGAAGGGTTTTAATTTTGATGATGCTAGGCTTATGCGAGGAGCTTGGAGAAATGAGCCTAATCCTGATACTTGCAAG GAATTTTTCAGATGCCTTGCTATATGTCATACTGTACTCCCTGAGGGTGAAGAAAGCCCAGAAAAAATCACATATCAAGCCGCATCCCCTGATGAGGCTGCTTTGGTTACTGCTGCAAAGAACTTTGGTTTCTTCTTTTACAG GCGTACACCTACCATGATATATGTTCGTGAATCTAATGTTGAGAAGATGGGTAAAATCCAAGATGTGTCTTATGAGATTTTGAATGTCCTTGAGTTCAATAG TACACGGAAGCGTCAGTCTGTTGTATGTCGTTATCCAGATGGTCGGCTTGTGTTGTACTGTAAG GGTGCTGATTCTGTAATATTTGAGAGATTGGCTCCTGTCATTGATGATTTAAGGAGAGTTACAAGGGAACAACTGGAGCAATTTGGATCTTCTGGCTTACGTACACTTTGCTTGGCCTATAGAGATTTAAGTCCTGATATGTATGAGAGATGGAATGAGAAGTTTATCCAGGCTAAATCTTCTCTTCGAGATCGTGAGAAGAAGTTGGATGAG GTGGCAGAACTTATAGAAAAGGATCTTATTTTGATTGGGTGCACTGCTATAGAAGACAAGCTTCAAGAAGGAGTTCCAGCTTGTATTGAGACTCTTTCTCGAGCTGGTATTAAGATTTGGGTATTGACAGGGGACAAGATGGAAACAGCAATAAACATAGCTTATG CCTGCAACTTAATTAACAATGACATGAAGCAGTTTATCATCAGTTCTGAAACTGATGCAATTAGAGAAGTTGAAGATAGG GGTGACCAAGTGGAAATTGCACGCTTCATCAAAGAGGAAGTTAAGAAAGAGCTGAAGAAGTGCCTTGAGGAAGCACAGCACAGTCTTCGGACAGTTTCTGGACCAAAATTAGCACTTGTAATAGATGGAAAGTGTCTGATGTATGCATTAGACCCAACTTTACGAGTGATGCTGCTCAACTTGAGCTTGAATTGTACTTCAGTTGTTTGCTGCCGAGTTTCTCCTTTGCAGAAAGCACAG GTAACAACTCTGGTCAAGAAAGGTGCTCGGAAAATTACACTGAGTATTGGTGATGGTGCCAATGATGTTAGCATGATTCAAGCTGCTCATATTGGCATTGGAATAAGTGGGATGGAAGGGATGCAAGCAGTGATGGCTAGTGATTTTGCAATAGCCCAGTTTCGCTTTCTTACGGATTTGCTTCTTGTGCATGGGCGGTGGTCTTATCTTAGATTATGCAAG GTTGTGACATACTTCTTTTACAAGAATCTTACGTTCACATTGACTCAATTTTGGTTCACCTTTCATACTGGATTCTCTGGTCAGAGATTCTATGATGATTGGTTCCAGTCCCTGTATAATGTCATATTTACAGCTCTGCCTGTGATCATGGTTGGGCTTTTTGATAAG GATGTCAGTGCAACCCTTTCTAAGAAGTACCCTGAACTGTATATGGAGGGAATAAGAAATGTCTTTTTTAAATGGAGGGTTGTGGCAGTatgggcttttttttctttctaccaaTCTCTTGTCTTTTATTGCTTTGTGACCACTTCCAGTAAAGGTGCTAAAAGTTCATCAGGGAAGGTGTTTGGTCTCTGGGATGTCAGCACAATGACCTTCACATGTGTTGTAGTAACAGTCAACTTGCGACTTCTTCTGATGTGTAATTCGATTACTAGGTGGCATTACATTAGTGTTGGGGGAAGTATTTTAGCAtggtttattttcatttttatttattcaggAATTATGACCCCAATGGATCGACAg GAGAATGTTTATTTTGTCATATATGTCTTGATGagtacattatatttttatgtcaCACTTCTTCTTGTTCCCATTGTTGCTCTTTTTGGTGACTTCATCTACCAAGG GATTCAAAGATGGTTCTTCCCCTATGATTATCAGATTGTTCAGGAAATTCACAGGCATGAGCCTGAAAGTGCTGGCCGGTCAGATTTGCTTGAGATTGAGAACCAACTTACTCCAGCTGAGGCAAGGAGATATGCCATATCTCTACTCCCACAAGAAAGATCAAAACACACGGGCTTTGCTTTTGACTCACCTGGGTATGAGTCGTTTTTTGCTGCACAGCTAGGTATATATGCCCCACAAAAGGCATGGGATGTTGCTCGAAGAGCCAGTATGAAATCTCGGCCAAAGACACCCCTTAAGAAATAG